A region from the Triticum aestivum cultivar Chinese Spring chromosome 3D, IWGSC CS RefSeq v2.1, whole genome shotgun sequence genome encodes:
- the LOC123076511 gene encoding DNA (cytosine-5)-methyltransferase DRM2-like produces the protein MQALKDDDDLDFENSDGDDDAGDTDTESNGSSDEFLREMSEKDENIKLLVDMGFSEDEANMAITRCGMDVDLWELVDSISASRITEDSHSRNISDHQVTDQCFDLFGGGKKARLMEESKKKRNRYGGRAQGNQPSLDGSHDEPMPLPNPMVGFNLPGYSQPSITRVLPKQDSGPPFFYYENVAQAPKGHLCATARKRGYIHNLPIENRSALLPMPPKTIFEAFPHYKKWWPSWDLRTQLNCLRTNVASANLTERIGRALASSDSPPARSVQKYVMNECRKGNLVWIGKNKVAPLEPEEMEYLLGFPKDHTRGLGITERYKSLGNTFHVDTVAYHLSVLKVMFPNGVNVLSLFTGIGGGEVALHRLGIHMKAMVSVEIRKANKRIFKGWWDQTQTGTLIEIDDVKSLTDDRILSFVSRFGGFDLVIWGSPCNNLAGCNRYNRDGLEGEQSALF, from the exons ATGCAGGCACTtaaagatgatgatgatcttgattttGAGAATTCGGATGGCGATGACGATGCTGGTGATACAGATACCGAGTCTAATGGTTCTAGTGATGAG TTTCTACGGGAGATGTCAGAGAAGGACGAGAACATCAAATTATTAGTAGACATGGGCttttctgaagatgaagcaaataTGGCTATTACAAGATGTG GTATGGATGTTGATCTATGGGAATTAGTTGATTCGATAAGTGCATCACGAATTACAGAAGATAGTCATTCCAGAAACATATCTGACCATCAG GTCACAGATCAATGCTTTGATTTATTTGGAGGGGGAAAGAAAGCAAGATTGATGGAAGAGAGCAAGAAAAAGAGGAACCGGTATGGAGGTAGAGCACAGGGAAATCAACCCTCCTTGGATGGTAGCCATGATGAACCAATGCCTCTCCCAAATCCAATGGTTGGGTTTAATTTGCCAGGTTATTCGCAACCATCAATTACCAGAGTACTTCCTAAACAAGATAGTGGACCACCCTTTTTCTACTATGAAAATGTGGCCCAAGCTCCGAAAGGC CATTTGTGTGCAACTGCAAGGAAAAGAGGCTACATCCATAATTTGCCAATTGAGAATAGATCAGCTCTTCTTCCTATGCCTCCAAAGACCATATTTGAGGCATTCCCTCATTACAAGaagtggtggccttcatgggacctgaGAACACAACTCAATTGCTTGCGAACAAATGTTGCAAGTGCGAATTTGACAGAACGGATCGGGCGTGCTCTTGCAAGCTCGGACAGTCCACCGGCTCGAAGTGTTCAAAAATATgtcatgaatgagtgtagaaaagGGAATCTTGTCTGGATTGGAAAGAACAAGGTTGCTCCATTGGAGCCTGAAGAGATGGAATATCTACTCGGTTTCCCAAAGGATCACACAAGGGGACTCGGCATCACAGAGAGATACAAGTCTCTCGGCAACACATTTCATGTTGATACAGTTGCTTACCACTTGTCCGTTTTGAAAGTCATGTTTCCCAATGGTGTTAATGTGTTGTCCTTATTCACCGGTATTGGAGGAGGAGAGGTAGCTTTGCACAGGTTGGGCATCCACATGAAGGCAATGGTCTCTGTAGAGATAAGAAAAGCTAATAAGAGGATTTTTAAGGGTTGGTGGGATCAGACTCAGACAGGCACGCTCATTGAGATTGATGACGTGAAATCTCTTACCGATGATAGGATTTTATCATTTGTTAGTAGATTTGGCGGCTTCGACTTGGTGATTTGGGGCAGCCCATGTAACAATCTTGCCGGGTGCAACAGATACAACCGTGATGGCTTGGAGGGCGAGCAATCTGCTTTGTTTTGA